In Bradyrhizobium lablabi, one DNA window encodes the following:
- the tgt gene encoding tRNA guanosine(34) transglycosylase Tgt has protein sequence MSLPNHFDLIATDGTARTGKLTTPHGEVRTPAFMPVGTAGAMKGVHWREVRDAGADIVLGNTYHLMLRPGAERIAELGGLQNFTGWRGPMLTDSGGFQVMSLAQLRKLSERAVTFRSHIDGMKVELSPERSIEVQRLLGSDIAMQLDECVRLPSERADIERAMQLSSRWGERSRRAFESAPAGYMLFGIAQGGDVPELRQTSARGLVEIGFHGYAIGGLAVGEPQAVMLAMIEEVAPILPKDRPRYLMGVGTPEDILEAVARGIDMFDCVMPTRNGRHGVAFTRFGQINLRNARHADDPRPLDEESPWPATRSCARAYLHHLVKSGETLGAMLLSEINIAYYQRLMQDIRDAVSNGTFESFRERTRAEWARGDIAPR, from the coding sequence ATGAGCCTTCCCAATCACTTCGATCTCATCGCGACCGACGGCACCGCGCGGACCGGAAAGCTGACGACGCCGCATGGCGAGGTGCGGACGCCCGCCTTCATGCCGGTTGGCACGGCTGGCGCCATGAAGGGCGTGCATTGGCGCGAGGTGCGCGATGCCGGCGCCGATATCGTGCTCGGCAATACCTATCATTTGATGCTGCGGCCGGGCGCCGAGCGCATCGCCGAACTCGGCGGCTTGCAGAATTTTACCGGCTGGCGGGGCCCGATGCTGACCGATTCCGGCGGCTTCCAGGTGATGTCGCTGGCGCAGTTGCGCAAGCTAAGCGAGCGCGCGGTGACGTTCCGCTCGCATATCGACGGCATGAAGGTCGAGCTGTCGCCCGAACGCTCGATCGAGGTGCAGCGGCTCCTCGGCTCCGACATCGCCATGCAGCTCGACGAGTGTGTAAGGTTACCGTCGGAGCGGGCCGATATCGAACGCGCGATGCAGCTGTCATCGCGGTGGGGGGAGCGCTCAAGGCGCGCATTCGAGAGCGCACCTGCCGGATACATGCTGTTCGGCATCGCGCAGGGCGGCGACGTGCCTGAACTGCGCCAGACCAGCGCGCGGGGCCTGGTCGAGATCGGCTTTCACGGCTACGCCATCGGCGGGCTCGCGGTCGGCGAGCCGCAAGCGGTGATGCTCGCGATGATCGAAGAGGTCGCCCCGATCCTTCCCAAGGACCGCCCGCGCTATCTGATGGGCGTCGGCACGCCCGAGGATATTCTGGAGGCGGTCGCGCGCGGTATCGACATGTTCGACTGCGTGATGCCGACGCGCAACGGACGGCACGGCGTGGCGTTCACCCGTTTCGGCCAGATCAACCTGCGCAACGCCCGCCACGCCGACGATCCCCGGCCGCTGGATGAGGAAAGCCCGTGGCCGGCCACGCGCTCTTGCGCGCGGGCCTATCTGCACCATCTCGTGAAATCGGGCGAGACGCTGGGGGCGATGCTGCTGTCGGAAATCAATATCGCCTATTACCAGCGCCTGATGCAGGACATCCGCGACGCCGTCTCGAACGGCACGTTCGAGAGCTTTCGCGAACGCACGCGCGCGGAATGGGCGAGGGGCGATATCGCCCCGCGCTGA
- a CDS encoding transglutaminase-like domain-containing protein, whose translation MSDPGRHAALFDGLPRDTGALAETVQGLLIHQHVAPAYGVTLSRDQQAQSHVRDVEKILGDIVTRDGRPLSAARATNERQVGVCRHFTLLHVAMLRTQGIPARARCGFGAYFEKGKYLDHWVTEYWNEGKKCWVLFDSQIDNRQRELFRIGFDTADVPRDQFVVAGDAWSLCRCGRTDPSAFGILDMHGLWFIAGNLVRDVAALNNREMLPWDVWGAMRRQDSELDLAFFDRLAIVSLEPDAHVDELSALYCDERVSVPGTVFNAELNCLQEL comes from the coding sequence ATGAGCGATCCCGGGCGCCACGCCGCTCTATTCGACGGCTTGCCGCGCGACACCGGCGCGCTCGCGGAGACTGTGCAGGGTCTGCTGATCCATCAGCACGTTGCCCCTGCCTACGGCGTGACGCTAAGCCGCGACCAGCAAGCTCAGTCGCATGTTCGCGATGTCGAGAAGATTTTGGGTGACATCGTAACGCGCGACGGCCGGCCGCTTTCTGCAGCGCGAGCTACCAACGAGCGGCAAGTCGGTGTCTGCAGGCACTTCACGCTTCTTCACGTGGCGATGTTACGCACGCAGGGCATTCCGGCGCGCGCCCGCTGCGGCTTCGGCGCCTATTTCGAAAAGGGTAAATACCTCGACCATTGGGTAACTGAATACTGGAACGAAGGAAAGAAATGTTGGGTATTGTTCGATTCACAGATCGACAATCGCCAACGCGAACTCTTCAGGATCGGGTTCGATACAGCAGACGTCCCGCGGGATCAGTTCGTGGTCGCGGGCGATGCCTGGTCGCTCTGCCGTTGCGGAAGGACCGATCCGAGTGCCTTCGGCATCCTCGACATGCACGGACTTTGGTTCATTGCGGGCAACCTCGTCCGCGACGTCGCCGCGTTGAACAACCGTGAGATGCTGCCGTGGGACGTTTGGGGCGCAATGCGCCGGCAAGACAGCGAGCTGGATCTCGCCTTTTTCGATCGGCTGGCAATTGTTAGCCTCGAGCCTGATGCTCACGTCGACGAACTCAGTGCGCTCTATTGCGATGAGCGAGTGAGCGTGCCAGGAACCGTGTTCAACGCCGAGCTCAACTGCCTGCAGGAGCTGTAA
- the cysK gene encoding cysteine synthase A: MDAPATSAVHRPGRGRVFDSIVDAVGDTPIVRLRKLPQAHGAHATILAKLEYFAPAASVKDRIGAAMVIAMEKAGQINADTVLIEPTSGNTGIALAFVAASRGYRLKLVMPESMSIERRKMLAFLGAEIILTPAAQGMKGAIATAEELVRTTPNSVMPQQFKNLANPEIHRRTTAEEIWNDTGGNIDYFVAGVGTGGTITGVGQVLKPRKPSLRVVAVEPEESPVLSGGQHSPHKIQGIGAGFIPDILDRSVIDEIVKINSGTAIETTRALARNEGIPGGISSGAAIAAALQIGKRPEAAGKTILAIVPSFAERYLSTALFEGI; encoded by the coding sequence ATGGATGCGCCAGCTACGAGTGCAGTGCACCGTCCCGGCCGCGGCAGGGTCTTCGACTCGATCGTGGATGCCGTCGGCGACACGCCGATCGTCCGCCTCCGCAAATTGCCGCAGGCGCACGGCGCGCACGCGACCATCCTCGCCAAGCTCGAATATTTCGCGCCGGCCGCGAGCGTGAAGGACCGCATCGGGGCTGCGATGGTGATCGCGATGGAGAAGGCCGGACAGATCAACGCCGATACCGTGCTGATCGAGCCGACCTCGGGAAACACCGGAATTGCGCTCGCGTTCGTGGCGGCGTCCCGCGGTTATCGCTTAAAACTCGTGATGCCGGAATCGATGTCGATCGAGCGGCGCAAGATGCTGGCATTTCTCGGCGCCGAAATCATCCTGACGCCGGCCGCCCAGGGCATGAAGGGCGCGATCGCGACCGCCGAAGAGCTGGTGCGCACGACGCCCAATTCGGTGATGCCGCAGCAGTTCAAGAATCTCGCCAATCCCGAAATCCACCGCCGCACCACCGCGGAGGAAATCTGGAACGATACCGGCGGCAACATCGACTACTTCGTCGCGGGCGTCGGCACCGGCGGCACCATCACCGGCGTCGGGCAGGTGCTCAAACCGCGAAAACCCTCACTGCGCGTCGTCGCCGTGGAACCGGAGGAAAGCCCGGTGCTGTCAGGCGGCCAGCATTCCCCGCACAAGATCCAGGGTATTGGCGCCGGCTTCATTCCGGACATCCTGGACCGCTCCGTGATCGACGAGATCGTCAAGATCAACAGCGGAACCGCGATCGAGACCACGCGCGCGCTGGCGCGCAACGAAGGCATTCCCGGCGGCATTTCCTCAGGTGCCGCGATCGCGGCCGCGCTGCAAATCGGCAAACGCCCGGAAGCCGCCGGCAAGACCATTTTGGCGATCGTGCCCTCGTTTGCCGAGCGCTATCTGTCGACTGCGCTGTTTGAAGGAATCTAG
- a CDS encoding BrnA antitoxin family protein, which translates to MPDQPRRPRTLNDARTEAEAAFKRTTAKVPEAPPKPTALPGVKELVSLRIDQDVLEYFQEGGPGWQDRINEALRKAAGK; encoded by the coding sequence GTGCCCGACCAGCCGAGACGCCCGAGAACCCTCAACGATGCCCGCACCGAAGCCGAGGCCGCGTTCAAGCGGACCACCGCCAAGGTGCCGGAGGCGCCGCCGAAGCCAACCGCGCTTCCCGGCGTCAAGGAACTGGTTTCGCTGCGGATCGATCAGGACGTGCTCGAATACTTCCAGGAGGGCGGGCCGGGTTGGCAGGACCGCATCAACGAGGCGCTGAGAAAGGCCGCGGGGAAATAG
- a CDS encoding caspase family protein: MRYLTVILSLICMLFTAQAAKADRRVAFVVGNGAYKNVAPLPNPPIDAKAMAAALRNVGFEVVEGTNLTRDKMTEKLLDFGKKTQGADVAVFFYAGHGIAVNGINYLLPIDADIKSEMDVKLGAAINIDLTLDQTMSDAKVKLVFLDACRDNPFAAKIKSNATTRSVSVQSGLAEMQSGEGTLIAFATGPGQTALDGQEGTNSPFTRALIAHVTQPGVEIQQAMTEVRAQVNEETNKGQLPWGHTNLIGAVYLNPVAAPAPGAAAAAPTPSTPALASTSGGTDVELEFWRSVKESNKPEELNAYLSAYPNGQFKSLALARIASLENGPSTTTRNLTTGIDPATFTAEANQVTEDQISLDKGQRRDVQRRLNGLGFDTKVTGKFDDDTRSVIRRWQAARGYPTSGFLNKFQHKALLSEIVATTSTSSSDDSSDDRATRRHSSGGGGGGGRRSGGGGGGGGGGGGNPGGFIGGVMGGMMGGMFRH; the protein is encoded by the coding sequence ATGCGCTATCTCACCGTCATACTTTCCCTGATCTGCATGTTGTTCACGGCGCAAGCCGCCAAGGCCGACCGACGCGTCGCCTTTGTGGTCGGCAACGGCGCCTACAAGAATGTCGCGCCACTTCCGAACCCGCCGATCGATGCCAAGGCGATGGCAGCCGCCCTTCGCAATGTCGGCTTCGAGGTCGTCGAAGGCACCAATCTTACCCGCGACAAGATGACGGAAAAGCTGCTCGACTTCGGCAAGAAGACTCAAGGCGCCGACGTCGCGGTATTTTTCTATGCCGGGCACGGCATCGCCGTTAACGGCATCAATTATCTGCTGCCGATCGATGCCGACATCAAATCGGAAATGGACGTCAAGCTCGGCGCGGCGATCAATATCGACCTCACGCTCGACCAGACCATGAGCGACGCCAAGGTCAAGCTGGTGTTCCTCGATGCCTGCCGCGACAATCCGTTTGCCGCCAAGATCAAATCGAACGCCACCACCCGCAGCGTATCGGTGCAGTCGGGGCTTGCCGAAATGCAATCCGGCGAAGGCACGCTGATCGCATTCGCGACCGGTCCGGGGCAAACCGCGCTCGATGGCCAGGAAGGCACCAACAGCCCGTTCACCCGCGCGCTGATCGCCCACGTCACCCAGCCCGGCGTCGAGATCCAGCAGGCGATGACCGAGGTCCGCGCCCAGGTCAATGAAGAGACCAACAAGGGTCAATTGCCCTGGGGCCACACCAACCTGATCGGCGCGGTGTATCTGAACCCGGTTGCGGCCCCTGCGCCCGGCGCGGCCGCTGCCGCGCCGACGCCTTCGACGCCGGCCCTCGCCTCAACGTCTGGTGGTACCGACGTCGAACTCGAGTTTTGGCGCTCGGTCAAGGAATCCAACAAGCCGGAAGAACTCAACGCTTATCTTTCCGCCTATCCCAACGGCCAGTTCAAATCGCTGGCGCTGGCCCGGATCGCCTCGCTGGAGAACGGCCCGTCGACCACCACGCGCAACCTGACCACCGGCATCGATCCCGCGACCTTCACCGCGGAGGCCAACCAGGTCACGGAAGACCAGATCAGCCTCGACAAGGGCCAGCGCCGCGACGTGCAGCGCCGGCTGAACGGACTCGGCTTCGACACCAAGGTGACGGGCAAGTTCGATGACGATACCCGCTCCGTGATCAGGCGCTGGCAAGCCGCCCGCGGTTATCCCACCAGCGGCTTCCTCAACAAGTTCCAGCACAAGGCGCTGCTCAGCGAAATCGTCGCAACGACATCAACTAGTTCGAGCGATGATTCCTCGGACGATCGCGCGACCCGCCGCCACAGCAGCGGAGGCGGCGGTGGCGGCGGCCGTCGCAGTGGTGGCGGCGGCGGCGGCGGTGGCGGTGGCGGTGGCAATCCCGGCGGCTTCATCGGCGGCGTGATGGGCGGCATGATGGGCGGCATGTTCCGGCACTGA
- a CDS encoding DMT family transporter yields the protein MDRTPSKPMAALWMAGWLALMLMIAVAGRETTRELNVFEVMEARSILGLLMLSPLIHVNGGLAAMWTSRPLQHIGRNLVHYAGQIGWFFALTLIPLGQVVSIEFTMPIWTAILAATFLGERMTVWKTTAIVLGLVGVIIIVRPGTSEINPGQLIALAAAVAFGISIAMMKSLTRTESTLSIIFWMLLIQAAAGFLPALYVWQWPSAYAWGFIVVIAFCGTFSHYCMARAMLYADATVVLPMDFLRVPLTATAGWLIYSERLDLFTLLGAALILTGNLLNLKAADPAPARVSA from the coding sequence ATGGACCGAACACCTTCCAAACCGATGGCGGCGCTGTGGATGGCGGGCTGGCTGGCGCTGATGCTGATGATCGCGGTCGCCGGGCGCGAGACGACGCGTGAACTCAACGTATTCGAGGTCATGGAGGCCCGCTCGATCCTCGGCCTTCTGATGCTGTCGCCGTTGATCCACGTCAATGGCGGGCTTGCGGCCATGTGGACATCGCGGCCGCTGCAGCATATCGGGCGCAATCTCGTTCACTATGCCGGGCAGATCGGCTGGTTCTTCGCGCTGACGCTGATTCCGCTCGGCCAGGTGGTGTCGATCGAATTCACCATGCCGATCTGGACCGCGATCCTTGCCGCAACCTTTCTCGGCGAGCGTATGACGGTCTGGAAAACCACGGCGATCGTGCTCGGCCTGGTCGGGGTCATCATCATCGTCCGCCCCGGGACCTCTGAGATCAATCCCGGACAGTTGATAGCGCTCGCCGCCGCTGTCGCCTTCGGCATCTCGATCGCCATGATGAAGTCCTTGACCCGTACCGAAAGCACGCTTTCGATTATCTTCTGGATGCTGCTGATCCAGGCCGCGGCCGGATTTTTGCCCGCGCTGTATGTCTGGCAATGGCCGAGCGCCTATGCCTGGGGCTTCATCGTGGTGATCGCTTTCTGCGGGACGTTTTCGCATTACTGCATGGCGCGCGCGATGCTGTATGCCGATGCCACCGTGGTGCTGCCGATGGACTTTTTGCGCGTTCCGCTGACGGCGACCGCGGGCTGGCTGATTTATTCGGAGCGCCTCGACCTCTTCACCTTGCTCGGCGCGGCCTTGATCCTCACCGGTAATCTGCTGAATTTGAAAGCCGCCGATCCCGCGCCCGCGCGCGTTTCAGCCTGA
- a CDS encoding RidA family protein, whose product MRILQPAEWTKPRGFSHGVEVEGPGRWIVLAGQTGGDEKGEYQSDMAAQVGTALRRIIKLLGEAGAGPEHIVRLTWYLTSRSEYEAAGAGIGAAWRETLGRNFPPSTLLYISGLVDERAKVEIEVTAFVPAA is encoded by the coding sequence ATGCGTATCCTGCAACCCGCCGAGTGGACAAAACCGCGCGGCTTTTCGCACGGCGTCGAGGTCGAGGGTCCCGGCCGCTGGATCGTGCTGGCCGGCCAGACCGGCGGTGACGAGAAGGGCGAATATCAGTCCGATATGGCCGCGCAGGTCGGCACCGCGTTGCGGCGGATCATCAAGCTGCTTGGCGAAGCCGGCGCCGGTCCCGAGCACATTGTTCGCCTGACCTGGTATCTGACGAGCCGCAGCGAATATGAGGCCGCGGGCGCCGGCATCGGTGCGGCCTGGCGCGAGACGCTGGGGCGAAACTTTCCGCCCTCGACCTTGCTCTACATCTCCGGCCTGGTCGATGAGCGCGCCAAGGTCGAGATCGAAGTCACCGCGTTTGTGCCGGCCGCATAG
- a CDS encoding formyltransferase family protein, giving the protein MRITLVGSRHFGVTTFNMLRQHDVEIARVVVADADDRLAAAAIAAGVEVKVQESPKLVTASEIAEGTDLIVTAHSHARISQEALAAAKLGGIGYHPSLLPRHRGIAAVEWTIKEGDPIAGGTVYHLADRMDAGAIAAQEWCFVKKGETARELWERALAPLGQKLLGEVIDYAKAHHSLLAKPQDEQFATLAPSLPK; this is encoded by the coding sequence ATGCGGATTACGCTCGTCGGCTCGCGCCATTTTGGCGTGACGACCTTCAATATGCTGCGCCAACACGATGTCGAGATCGCCAGGGTGGTCGTCGCCGATGCCGACGACCGGCTCGCCGCCGCGGCAATCGCCGCCGGTGTCGAGGTCAAGGTGCAGGAAAGCCCCAAGCTCGTGACGGCTTCCGAAATCGCCGAGGGCACCGACCTGATCGTCACCGCGCATAGCCACGCCCGCATCAGCCAGGAAGCGCTGGCGGCGGCGAAATTGGGCGGAATCGGCTATCACCCCTCGCTGCTGCCGCGGCACCGCGGCATCGCGGCGGTGGAATGGACCATCAAGGAGGGCGATCCGATCGCCGGCGGCACCGTCTACCATCTCGCCGACCGCATGGACGCCGGCGCGATCGCCGCCCAGGAATGGTGTTTTGTGAAAAAGGGCGAAACCGCGCGCGAGCTGTGGGAGCGCGCGCTGGCGCCGCTCGGCCAAAAACTCCTGGGCGAAGTCATCGACTATGCCAAGGCCCACCATAGCCTGCTGGCAAAACCCCAGGATGAGCAATTCGCCACGCTGGCGCCGAGCCTTCCGAAGTAG
- a CDS encoding helix-turn-helix domain-containing protein — MTGPELKQLRSDLGDAIGKSLSAADMAKLCGLEGGGADTIRRWEISGPSGPAGELLRILAMASDRHPILDNFNVFDRHNIPERERPARREEFREKMRDEVRRRLG; from the coding sequence ATGACCGGCCCCGAACTCAAACAGCTTCGCAGCGATCTCGGTGATGCCATCGGCAAGAGCCTGTCGGCCGCCGACATGGCAAAACTCTGCGGGCTCGAGGGCGGCGGCGCCGACACCATCCGGCGCTGGGAAATCTCCGGCCCGAGCGGGCCGGCCGGCGAATTGCTTCGCATCCTGGCGATGGCCAGCGACCGTCACCCGATCCTGGACAATTTCAACGTCTTCGACCGCCACAATATCCCCGAGCGTGAGAGACCGGCGCGTCGCGAGGAATTCCGCGAAAAGATGCGCGACGAAGTCCGCCGCCGGCTCGGCTGA